In Zingiber officinale cultivar Zhangliang chromosome 1A, Zo_v1.1, whole genome shotgun sequence, a genomic segment contains:
- the LOC122038102 gene encoding small nuclear ribonucleoprotein SmD1a-like — MKLVRFLMKLTNETVSIELKNGTVVHGTIIGVDVSMNTHLKTVKLTVKGKNPVSLDHLSVRGNNIRYYILPDSLNLETLLVEETPRVKPKKPTAGRSVGRGRGRGRGRGRGRGR, encoded by the exons ATGAAGCTCGTCAG GTTTTTAATGAAGCTCACCAACGAAACTGTCTCCATCGAGCTGAAGAATGGCACCGTCGTCCACGGTACCATCATAG GTGTGGATGTGAGTATGAATACACACTTGAAGACTGTGAAACTCACAGTGAAAGGGAAAAATCCAGTTAGCCTTGATCACTTAAGTGTGAGAGGTAATAACATTAGATACTACATCCTACCTGACAGCTTGAACCTTGAGACTTTGCTGGTTGAGGAAACACCTCGGGTCAAACCTAAAAAGCCAACTGCAG GGAGATCAGTTGGACGTGGTAGGGGTCGGGGACGTGGTCGTGGACGAGGGCGGGGGCGTTAG
- the LOC122038103 gene encoding probable L-type lectin-domain containing receptor kinase S.7, with protein MAALDLPGLFLILVTAAPLLLCLPPPCSSASVSFDFASFSFLNLTLLGDSLLRNGTIGLTKDTAVPSTSAGAAICTLPIPFRPLSSFATKFSFFVSNADDAGDGLTFFLSPSNATLGAAGAYLGLFTPSPEANLLNGSVIAVEFDARLDAGFGDPSANHVGLDLDAPVSVAAVDLSPHGIDLKSGRLITTWIEYRQNATLLKVWLGYSAVKPQDPILITPIDLSKHFADRMFAGFSASTEGSTEAYTIQDWSFSASGPSINHTQTVPQNASASSWRVVSIADAHSGPQKSLSLGLAVVAPTAAGVVFAFLVWASVRKWMQMKADKEEFKSEFLTGPRKFSYKELSAATKGFHSSKILGNGAFGTVYKAVLPGSGGTTAAAVKRSKQAHDSKSEFLGELSIIARLRHKNLVQLEGWCVEKNELLLVYEFMPNGSLDKLLHRVHESGPMSILKWPQRYHAAAGIASVLTYLHQECEQQVIHRDIKTSNIMLDANFNPRLGDFGLARLMDHNKSPVSTLTAGTMGYLAPEYLQYGKATDKTDVFSYGVVLLEICCGRRPIDAKDSNAKEQKLVNLVDWVWKLYSEDKLIEAADKKLKGEFDEKEMLRLLLVGLSCANPNCAQRPTMRRVLQILNCEAEPVAVPKTKPLLMFASTASFNVQDIVSELEGSAVDVFFV; from the coding sequence ATGGCAGCACTCGATCTCCCTGGTCTGTTCTTGATCCTAGTTACGGCAGCTCCTCTTCTGCTGTGTCTTCCTCCTCCTTGTTCTTCTGCTTCGGTGAGCTTCGATTTTGCCTCCTTTTCCTTCCTCAACCTCACTCTCCTCGGCGACTCCTTGCTCCGCAATGGCACCATCGGCCTCACGAAGGACACCGCCGTACCTTCCACCAGCGCCGGCGCCGCCATCTGCACCCTTCCCATTCCCTTCCGCCCTCTTTCTTCCTTCGCCACCAAATTCTCTTTTTTCGTATCCAACGCCGACGACGCCGGCGACGGCCTCACCTTCTTCCTCTCCCCCTCCAACGCCACGCTCGGCGCCGCCGGTGCCTACTTGGGGCTCTTCACGCCCTCCCCCGAAGCCAACCTCCTTAACGGCTCCGTCATCGCCGTCGAGTTCGACGCCCGATTGGACGCCGGCTTCGGCGACCCCAGCGCCAACCACGTCGGGCTCGACCTCGACGCCCCCGTCTCCGTCGCCGCCGTCGATCTGAGTCCTCACGGCATCGATCTCAAGAGCGGGCGGCTGATCACCACTTGGATCGAGTACCGGCAAAACGCCACCTTGCTCAAGGTTTGGCTCGGCTACTCCGCCGTCAAGCCCCAAGATCCGATTTTGATCACCCCCATCGACCTCTCCAAGCACTTCGCGGACCGCATGTTCGCCGGCTTCTCGGCGTCCACGGAGGGCAGCACAGAGGCGTACACGATCCAGGACTGGAGCTTCTCGGCTTCCGGTCCCTCCATCAACCACACGCAAACTGTTCCCCAAAATGCCTCTGCGAGCTCCTGGCGCGTGGTTTCCATCGCCGACGCCCACAGCGGCCCTCAGAAAAGCCTCAGTTTGGGGCTTGCGGTCGTGGCACCTACCGCAGCCGGCGTCGTCTTTGCATTTCTTGTTTGGGCCTCAGTCAGGAAGTGGATGCAGATGAAGGCCGACAAGGAGGAATTCAAGTCGGAGTTCTTGACAGGCCCAAGAAAGTTCTCCTACAAGGAGCTGAGCGCCGCCACCAAAGGATTCCACAGCAGCAAGATCCTCGGCAACGGAGCATTCGGGACGGTGTACAAAGCCGTCCTCCCTGGATCGGGGGGCACGACCGCTGCCGCAGTCAAGCGTTCGAAGCAAGCTCACGATAGCAAATCCGAGTTCCTGGGCGAGCTATCCATCATCGCCCGTCTGAGACACAAGAATTTAGTTCAACTCGAAGGCTGGTGCGTCGAGAAGAACGAGCTGCTGCTCGTCTACGAGTTTATGCCCAACGGAAGCCTCGACAAACTCCTCCATCGCGTGCACGAATCGGGGCCGATGTCGATCCTCAAATGGCCTCAGCGCTACCACGCCGCCGCCGGAATCGCCTCGGTTCTGACCTACCTACACCAAGAATGCGAGCAGCAGGTGATTCACAGGGACATCAAGACCAGCAACATAATGCTGGATGCGAACTTCAATCCCAGGCTCGGAGACTTCGGCCTGGCGAGGCTGATGGACCACAACAAGAGCCCTGTTTCGACTCTCACTGCGGGGACGATGGGCTACCTCGCGCCGGAGTACCTCCAGTACGGGAAAGCTACCGATAAAACCGACGTCTTCAGTTACGGAGTCGTGCTGCTGGAGATCTGCTGCGGGAGGCGGCCTATCGACGCGAAAGACAGCAACGCCAAGGAGCAGAAGCTGGTGAACTTGGTGGATTGGGTCTGGAAACTGTACTCGGAGGACAAGCTCATCGAGGCCGCAGACAAGAAGCTGAAGGGGGAGTTCGACGAGAAAGAGATGCTGAGGCTTCTTCTTGTGGGGCTGAGCTGTGCCAATCCGAATTGTGCTCAGAGGCCTACCATGAGAAGGGTCCTTCAGATTCTGAACTGCGAGGCAGAGCCAGTGGCGGTGCCGAAGACAAAGCCGCTGCTCATGTTTGCCTCCACCGCCTCCTTCAACGTGCAGGACATTGTTTCGGAGCTCGAAGGGAGTGCGGTGGATGTTTTCTTTGTTTAA
- the LOC122005373 gene encoding protein SOB FIVE-LIKE 4-like: MESSCVSGEREEEEECDSSQSGWTMYIDTPTYQDDAGNDSNYSNVVVDDNEEVGIHDDNEDDSLASDASSTWCERRNAENHKVDDEDEDVNNEDDNESCGVHHPRPSRNVVQKESKVSRNV, from the coding sequence ATGGAGTCTTCTTGCGTATCTGGagagagggaggaggaagaggagtgtGACAGCAGCCAGTCCGGGTGGACCATGTACATTGACACTCCAACTTATCAAGATGATGCTGGGAATGATAGCAACTATAGCAATGTTGTTGTTGATGACAACGAGGAAGTCGGCATTCATGATGACAATGAGGATGATTCGTTAGCTTCTGATGCATCTTCCACATGGTGTGAGAGGAGGAATGCTGAGAATCACAAGGTTGACGATGAAGATGAGGATGTTAATAATGAAGACGACAATGAGTCTTGTGGTGTGCATCATCCTCGTCCTTCAAGAAATGTTGTTCAAAAGGAGAGCAAAGTTAGCAGAAATGTATGA